In Stenotrophomonas sp. 610A2, one DNA window encodes the following:
- a CDS encoding glycosyltransferase family 4 protein — MRPLRILWILPYLPWPTTSGGKLRQYHLLRCLAARGHRITLLVQSKVPLDVATQAQLEPLLEDLIVLQRRPLRSPRTMLAGLLSPAPLLASVNGHAPAFSSALQQLLQQSWDVVQLEHSYMYEPCRGPLQQHARGFLLSEHNVESTLAEVTYSRLPAVFRPLARLDRWRYQRWERQVVGAARKVVVLTEDDAKVLAAYSQQPIAVVVNGTDTEAFAEVLADPASGRILFVGNFEYAPNIDAVEWLLDEIMPAIWAAAPQTRLCLCGYALPTQWAERWPDTRIEWRGFVPSLQPVQAKSSLFLAALRDGGGSKLKVLEAMAAGLPVVATQQAVSGLDVQRGTHYLGGSDTAALVAAALQLLADPQLARATGEAGRDYVRAQHDWQRSADQLEAVYAELTCA, encoded by the coding sequence ATGCGACCGTTGCGGATTCTGTGGATCCTGCCTTACCTGCCGTGGCCGACCACCAGCGGCGGCAAGCTGCGCCAATATCATCTGCTGCGTTGCCTGGCCGCGCGCGGCCATCGCATCACCTTGCTGGTGCAAAGCAAAGTTCCGCTGGATGTTGCCACCCAGGCGCAGCTGGAGCCATTGCTGGAAGACCTGATCGTGCTGCAGCGACGGCCGCTGCGCTCGCCCAGGACGATGCTCGCTGGACTGCTGTCGCCGGCACCGCTGCTGGCGTCGGTCAACGGCCACGCACCTGCCTTCAGCAGTGCCTTGCAGCAGTTGTTGCAGCAATCCTGGGATGTCGTGCAGCTGGAGCATTCCTATATGTACGAACCGTGCCGGGGGCCGCTGCAGCAGCACGCGCGCGGCTTCCTGCTCAGTGAGCACAATGTCGAGTCCACGCTTGCCGAGGTGACTTACAGCCGTCTGCCTGCGGTGTTCAGGCCATTGGCGCGGCTGGACCGTTGGCGCTACCAGCGTTGGGAACGTCAGGTCGTAGGCGCTGCACGCAAGGTAGTGGTCTTGACCGAGGACGATGCCAAGGTGCTGGCCGCCTACAGCCAGCAGCCCATCGCCGTGGTCGTCAATGGCACCGATACCGAGGCATTCGCCGAGGTGCTGGCCGATCCTGCCTCAGGACGGATCCTGTTTGTCGGCAACTTCGAGTACGCGCCCAACATCGACGCGGTGGAATGGCTGCTGGACGAGATCATGCCGGCGATCTGGGCGGCTGCACCGCAGACCCGGCTATGCCTGTGCGGTTACGCCTTGCCGACGCAGTGGGCCGAGCGCTGGCCGGATACGCGCATCGAGTGGCGCGGTTTCGTTCCCAGCCTGCAACCGGTGCAGGCCAAGAGCAGTCTGTTCCTGGCCGCGCTGCGTGACGGTGGCGGTTCCAAGCTGAAGGTGTTGGAAGCAATGGCGGCGGGCTTGCCGGTGGTCGCCACGCAGCAGGCGGTGTCCGGGCTGGATGTCCAGCGTGGCACGCACTATCTAGGCGGGAGCGATACTGCCGCATTGGTTGCTGCGGCATTGCAGCTATTGGCTGATCCGCAGTTGGCGCGTGCGACCGGTGAGGCTGGCCGTGACTACGTGCGCGCGCAACATGATTGGCAGCGTTCCGCAGACCAGCTGGAGGCGGTGTACGCCGAGCTGACATGCGCATAG
- a CDS encoding glycosyltransferase family 4 protein produces the protein MRIGIDYRPVTAAPHSGIARQVLALEQALLSEGCELVRFSMAPDGHPHRQLAVCPPASVASNGLHRPRTRLAFELGFLPGALRQQRIDLYIATANSGLPLRRPPTLRRQVLLLHDVFQLTLPGRHASWLHGRVYGAMDRFMIGHAVRAADAIWTPSQFSANELARLYPRTRTRTSVLPNAVLPLAAPSAETDPALPARYWLVVGTRELRKNIPFLLQQWQALREEGNALPDLVLIGDRADVGAELAGLEGLHWRSGLSDAQLSRLYHDADRLLHPATAEGFGLPVIEALGCGTPVAVATGSALDEITPAQSLRFDPRDAASLRDALLAAASGRGAQETRDALITAAQRYGAGPYRQRVAQLLQEASR, from the coding sequence ATGCGCATAGGCATCGATTATCGGCCGGTCACCGCCGCTCCGCACTCGGGCATCGCCCGTCAGGTGCTGGCGCTTGAGCAGGCGCTGCTGTCCGAGGGCTGTGAACTGGTGCGCTTCAGCATGGCACCGGACGGCCACCCGCACCGGCAGCTGGCGGTTTGTCCGCCCGCGTCGGTGGCAAGCAACGGCCTGCACCGTCCACGCACCCGGCTGGCATTCGAGTTGGGCTTTTTGCCGGGCGCGCTGCGCCAGCAGCGCATAGACCTGTACATCGCCACCGCCAACAGCGGTTTGCCGCTGCGCCGTCCGCCAACGCTGCGCAGGCAGGTGCTGTTGCTGCACGATGTTTTCCAGTTGACCTTGCCCGGCCGCCACGCCAGTTGGTTGCACGGGCGCGTCTATGGCGCAATGGACCGCTTCATGATCGGGCACGCGGTACGTGCCGCCGATGCGATCTGGACGCCGTCGCAGTTCAGCGCCAACGAGCTTGCACGGTTGTACCCGCGTACGCGCACGCGGACCTCGGTGTTGCCCAACGCCGTGTTGCCGCTGGCAGCGCCCAGTGCCGAGACCGACCCAGCTTTGCCCGCGCGTTATTGGCTGGTGGTTGGCACCCGTGAGCTGCGCAAGAACATTCCGTTCCTGCTGCAGCAGTGGCAGGCGTTGCGCGAGGAAGGTAATGCGCTGCCGGATCTCGTTCTGATAGGTGATCGCGCCGATGTAGGTGCAGAACTGGCTGGGTTGGAAGGCCTGCATTGGCGCAGTGGCTTGAGTGATGCGCAGCTGTCGCGGCTCTATCACGATGCTGATCGCCTGCTGCACCCTGCGACAGCGGAAGGATTTGGGCTGCCGGTGATCGAAGCATTGGGGTGTGGCACGCCGGTTGCGGTTGCCACCGGCAGCGCGCTGGATGAGATCACTCCGGCGCAGTCGCTGCGCTTCGATCCTCGCGATGCCGCTTCGTTGCGTGATGCGCTGCTCGCAGCGGCATCCGGGCGCGGCGCGCAGGAAACACGCGATGCCTTGATCACCGCAGCACAGCGCTATGGTGCTGGACCGTATCGGCAGCGGGTGGCGCAACTGCTGCAGGAGGCCTCGCGATGA
- a CDS encoding O-antigen ligase family protein: MRLGTTIAVLCGLFFGSLLLFLPPSKFFVVLAGLPAALVVLRWPVVGLSLFALSATFMPFSTLQVGFRFTVAEAMLGLTWAGVALQLFFQRLERPQWGGVERGMLLLMVFSALPFVVGQVTIVADGNGPVNWVRWLANLSLLLLAPLMLSQEKQREQLVVMLLLGNLAMLLLSLGIFVKSRSALDMIPVLEKMRYAHPEALLDIFSAENARLGSPWVHPNLTGGAMAMFVPLAAFYGLYQHGWRRVLGASVAVLGAAALLLSSSRGAILAIGVVLLWLSWLRVPYARAMVMAGIILGGVLTVTYAPLQDRLATMFSSDNASTEVRVDEYKRFPEAVARYPLGIGFRTEPPVPGSGLLGISNLWLYYMYKLGVLGMLLYCVVTWRWWRQVRPQGKVLTVDRRNGLWMGCTTALVAALLTGLIDHYYSFTMVLVALFWLVMGLGLQSAAAVPAGADGRPLSSSRKQQ, encoded by the coding sequence ATGAGGCTCGGCACTACCATCGCGGTGCTGTGCGGCCTGTTCTTCGGCAGCCTGCTGCTGTTCCTGCCGCCATCCAAATTCTTTGTGGTGCTGGCCGGCCTGCCGGCGGCGTTGGTGGTCTTGCGCTGGCCGGTGGTCGGGCTGTCGCTGTTTGCGTTGTCGGCGACCTTCATGCCGTTCAGTACATTGCAGGTGGGTTTCCGCTTCACCGTTGCCGAGGCCATGCTCGGGCTGACCTGGGCCGGGGTGGCATTGCAGTTGTTCTTCCAGCGCCTGGAGCGGCCGCAGTGGGGTGGTGTCGAGCGCGGGATGCTGTTGTTGATGGTGTTCAGTGCGCTGCCATTCGTGGTGGGTCAGGTCACGATCGTGGCCGACGGCAACGGGCCGGTGAACTGGGTGCGCTGGTTGGCCAACCTGTCATTGCTATTGCTGGCCCCGCTGATGCTGTCGCAGGAAAAACAGCGCGAGCAGCTGGTGGTGATGCTGCTGCTGGGCAATCTGGCGATGCTGTTGCTGTCGCTGGGAATATTTGTCAAATCGCGCAGCGCGCTGGACATGATCCCGGTGCTGGAGAAGATGCGCTACGCGCATCCGGAAGCCTTGCTGGATATCTTCAGTGCCGAGAACGCACGTCTCGGTTCGCCGTGGGTGCATCCCAACCTCACCGGCGGTGCGATGGCGATGTTCGTGCCACTCGCCGCGTTCTACGGGCTCTATCAACACGGTTGGCGGCGCGTGCTTGGCGCATCGGTGGCCGTGCTCGGTGCCGCGGCCCTGCTGCTGAGCAGTTCGCGTGGCGCCATCCTTGCCATCGGCGTGGTGCTGCTGTGGCTGTCCTGGCTGCGGGTGCCGTATGCGCGGGCAATGGTGATGGCCGGTATCATCCTCGGCGGCGTATTGACCGTGACCTATGCGCCGCTGCAGGACCGTCTGGCGACGATGTTCTCGTCGGACAATGCCAGTACCGAGGTGCGCGTGGATGAGTACAAGCGTTTCCCCGAGGCGGTGGCGCGCTATCCCTTGGGCATAGGCTTCCGTACCGAGCCACCGGTGCCGGGCAGCGGATTGCTGGGTATCTCCAACCTGTGGCTGTACTACATGTACAAGCTGGGCGTGCTCGGCATGCTGCTGTACTGCGTGGTGACCTGGCGCTGGTGGCGACAGGTGCGGCCGCAGGGCAAGGTGCTCACGGTCGACCGCCGCAACGGCTTGTGGATGGGCTGCACAACCGCGCTGGTCGCGGCCTTGCTGACGGGCCTGATCGATCACTACTACAGTTTCACCATGGTGCTGGTGGCCTTGTTCTGGCTGGTGATGGGCCTGGGTCTGCAGAGCGCGGCCGCCGTTCCAGCCGGTGCGGATGGCCGACCCTTATCGAGTTCGAGGAAGCAGCAATGA
- a CDS encoding acyltransferase produces MRHRIFHSIDLRSRLGDYAARMGVEPAALTEAYEWLLANEGAFEETSGDQVRVSICSVDIEWRLEDPLGKRLYHELKTELPTKLVPRYGINWITFKDRSLRLWEQIYNIAINKVPFHWVRLTWLRIGGAKIGEGSTIWRNTEVLGMDSLVIGKDSVIAWHCQIDARAGLRIGDHVAIASHVLIIAGTHDLTAPEFWSVSAPIVIEDYVWIASRALVAHGAHLGRGCVITANTVVAKEVPPYKIIGGTGAKPMGERPHNLSYRVGGKNILTLLH; encoded by the coding sequence ATGAGGCATCGTATTTTCCATTCCATCGACCTGCGTTCGCGGCTGGGTGATTATGCTGCGCGCATGGGCGTGGAGCCGGCGGCGTTGACCGAGGCCTATGAGTGGCTGTTGGCCAACGAGGGCGCCTTCGAGGAGACCAGTGGCGATCAGGTGCGGGTATCGATCTGCTCGGTGGATATCGAGTGGCGCCTCGAGGATCCACTCGGAAAGCGGCTTTACCATGAGTTGAAAACAGAGCTGCCGACCAAGCTGGTGCCGCGTTATGGCATCAACTGGATTACGTTCAAGGATCGCAGCCTGCGCCTGTGGGAGCAGATCTACAATATCGCCATCAACAAGGTGCCGTTCCATTGGGTGCGGCTGACCTGGCTGCGTATCGGCGGTGCAAAGATTGGTGAGGGCTCCACCATCTGGCGCAATACCGAGGTACTGGGCATGGACAGCCTGGTGATCGGCAAGGACAGCGTGATTGCCTGGCATTGCCAGATCGATGCGCGTGCCGGCCTGCGTATTGGCGACCATGTCGCGATCGCATCACATGTGCTGATCATCGCTGGAACACATGACCTCACCGCGCCGGAGTTCTGGTCGGTGTCGGCCCCCATCGTGATTGAGGACTATGTGTGGATCGCCAGCCGTGCGCTGGTCGCGCACGGTGCGCACCTGGGACGTGGCTGTGTGATCACTGCCAACACCGTGGTGGCCAAGGAAGTTCCGCCTTACAAGATCATCGGCGGCACTGGCGCCAAGCCAATGGGCGAACGCCCGCACAACCTGTCCTATCGGGTGGGCGGCAAGAACATCCTGACCCTGCTGCACTGA
- a CDS encoding lipid II flippase MurJ, with amino-acid sequence MFRATLWLTLVTVAGLALGFGREWLLVDAWGAGARTDGFLVALFLPEAIRMTLAAGLLSSAALPLYQQLDASRRSGWVSTQLVGLLLIGALIGAVLAAGAGIWVRLIGPGLMTEVQQTAASSLLILAGVIPMLLIHALAAAVGQAQQRFLVAGLGSFLYNLPPVLLLQIQRGATDERSLSWAFVAGGVLMLLSILPLLWCGGWRPWRWHWQGRDVAELYRRLGPLLASAGASQGLVLLERIVASFLGDGAITLVNLARKLVNLPLVALMSLNQVVLARMAQLGEDPVARRAALRFGLLVTAAMTIPAAAGMIASAPSLVKLLLPTGMDQGPLPMLLAWFACVIVFGAWNALLARYAYAIGNTVLPMRYELAGSGLNALCLMLVPMMTGVAGIAWAALAGCLLTAFLFLRRYALLADSLMLRLPLLAVIVLGGAVPLYRYVTGPWMQIAVAALYALLVLVPLIQWSLRVAKAGVVDAPSVN; translated from the coding sequence ATGTTCCGCGCCACGCTCTGGTTGACGCTGGTGACGGTAGCCGGGCTCGCGCTCGGCTTCGGCCGCGAATGGCTGTTGGTTGATGCCTGGGGTGCAGGTGCACGCACCGACGGCTTCCTGGTGGCGTTGTTCCTGCCTGAAGCCATCCGCATGACGCTGGCTGCAGGCCTGCTGTCCTCCGCCGCGCTGCCGCTGTACCAGCAGTTGGATGCCTCGCGACGCAGCGGATGGGTGTCCACGCAGCTGGTGGGTTTGCTGCTGATCGGCGCATTGATCGGCGCGGTGTTGGCGGCTGGGGCTGGAATATGGGTCCGGTTGATCGGGCCTGGCTTGATGACGGAAGTGCAGCAGACCGCTGCATCCTCGCTGCTGATCCTGGCGGGCGTTATACCGATGTTGCTGATACACGCCTTGGCCGCAGCGGTTGGGCAGGCGCAGCAGCGTTTTCTCGTGGCCGGGCTCGGCTCGTTCCTCTACAACCTGCCTCCGGTACTGCTGTTGCAGATCCAGCGTGGTGCTACCGATGAGCGCAGCCTTTCCTGGGCGTTCGTTGCCGGCGGGGTGTTGATGCTGCTGTCGATATTGCCGTTGCTGTGGTGCGGCGGCTGGCGGCCGTGGCGCTGGCATTGGCAGGGGCGTGACGTAGCGGAACTATATCGCCGTCTTGGCCCCTTGCTGGCCAGTGCCGGAGCCAGCCAGGGTCTGGTACTGCTGGAGCGGATTGTTGCTTCCTTCCTTGGCGACGGTGCGATCACCTTGGTCAATCTGGCACGCAAGCTGGTGAACCTGCCGCTGGTAGCCTTGATGAGCCTGAATCAAGTGGTGCTGGCGCGGATGGCTCAACTGGGTGAAGACCCCGTGGCACGTCGCGCGGCGCTTCGATTTGGCTTGCTGGTAACGGCTGCGATGACGATTCCCGCCGCTGCCGGGATGATTGCCAGCGCGCCGTCGCTGGTGAAGCTTCTGCTGCCAACCGGGATGGATCAAGGACCATTGCCAATGCTGTTGGCATGGTTTGCATGCGTGATCGTGTTCGGTGCCTGGAACGCGCTGCTGGCACGCTATGCCTATGCCATCGGTAACACCGTGCTGCCCATGCGATACGAGTTGGCAGGTAGCGGCTTGAACGCACTTTGCTTGATGCTGGTTCCCATGATGACGGGTGTTGCAGGCATTGCCTGGGCCGCTTTGGCAGGATGTCTACTAACCGCATTCCTATTCCTGCGGCGCTACGCGTTGCTTGCTGACTCGTTGATGCTGCGTCTGCCACTGCTTGCCGTCATCGTGTTGGGCGGTGCTGTACCTTTGTACCGATACGTAACAGGTCCATGGATGCAGATAGCGGTGGCTGCGCTGTATGCATTGCTGGTACTGGTGCCACTGATCCAGTGGAGCCTGCGGGTAGCCAAGGCAGGCGTCGTGGATGCTCCGTCAGTCAATTGA
- a CDS encoding fimbrial protein, giving the protein MRNFKIFSALILVAAPFTANAVDGTITFNGEVTDKTCTIATPQGIDFTVTLPTVSTSTLAAAGQVAGRTPFSINLSDCNPGDVATYFEPGATVDLGTGRLNNVAATAAATQVQLQLLGANNQFLPVVSAGAGSAQANSQWVTVNAGGSADLNYFVEYYATGASTAGEVTSSVKYTIIYN; this is encoded by the coding sequence ATGCGCAATTTCAAAATTTTCTCCGCACTCATCTTGGTGGCTGCACCGTTCACCGCCAATGCCGTGGATGGCACCATTACCTTCAATGGTGAGGTGACAGACAAGACCTGCACCATCGCGACGCCACAGGGCATTGATTTCACCGTGACCTTGCCGACTGTCTCGACCAGCACGCTTGCTGCGGCGGGGCAGGTGGCCGGTCGCACGCCGTTTTCGATCAATCTCTCCGATTGCAATCCGGGTGATGTGGCCACTTACTTCGAGCCAGGCGCGACGGTGGATCTGGGTACAGGCCGCTTGAACAATGTAGCGGCCACCGCTGCAGCGACGCAGGTACAGTTGCAGTTGCTGGGCGCAAACAACCAGTTCCTGCCGGTGGTGAGTGCGGGTGCCGGTAGCGCCCAGGCCAATTCGCAATGGGTGACGGTGAACGCCGGTGGTTCGGCTGACCTGAATTACTTCGTGGAGTACTACGCCACCGGCGCATCCACTGCAGGTGAAGTCACCAGCAGCGTGAAGTACACCATCATCTACAACTGA
- a CDS encoding fimbrial biogenesis chaperone: protein MNFLSRVLLPLGLMLVAAPLAMAGVVVNGTRVVYPAQAREVTVQVDNVGDSPSLVQAWVDSGDQAQTAENSDAPFVLTPPISRVEPGRSQALRLVFTGGDLPADRESVFWLNVLDVPPSPQSGAEEQNYLQVAFRSRIKLFYRPQGLAGSANDAPRALRWRFAGGVLRVSNASGYNVTLAEVHAINAGVERSLERQGKMIGPQQDLQFKVDGSVEQVRFISINDYGGRAEHTASVDTGG from the coding sequence ATGAACTTTCTATCCAGAGTGCTGCTGCCACTTGGGTTGATGCTGGTAGCGGCGCCGCTTGCGATGGCTGGGGTGGTAGTGAATGGCACGCGCGTTGTCTATCCGGCGCAGGCACGGGAAGTGACTGTGCAGGTCGACAACGTGGGTGATTCCCCGTCGTTGGTGCAGGCCTGGGTCGATAGCGGCGACCAGGCGCAGACCGCGGAAAACAGCGATGCGCCCTTCGTGTTGACGCCACCGATCAGTCGCGTGGAGCCGGGGCGCAGCCAAGCGCTGCGGCTTGTCTTCACCGGCGGTGATCTTCCTGCAGATCGTGAATCGGTGTTCTGGCTCAACGTCCTGGATGTGCCGCCTTCGCCGCAGTCTGGTGCCGAGGAACAAAACTATCTGCAGGTGGCGTTTCGCTCGCGGATAAAGCTGTTCTATCGACCGCAGGGACTGGCGGGTAGCGCCAATGATGCACCGCGTGCCCTGCGATGGCGGTTTGCAGGCGGGGTGCTGCGTGTCAGTAACGCCAGCGGCTACAACGTAACGCTGGCCGAGGTGCATGCGATCAATGCAGGTGTCGAGCGCAGCTTGGAACGGCAGGGAAAGATGATCGGTCCGCAGCAGGACCTGCAGTTCAAGGTTGATGGCAGTGTCGAGCAGGTGCGATTCATCAGCATCAATGATTACGGCGGGCGGGCCGAACATACCGCCAGCGTCGACACCGGCGGCTGA
- a CDS encoding FimD/PapC N-terminal domain-containing protein, which produces MTALHSAALLAAPAAGTSISTGEQLPLAGAALAPANVAFDSDFLSGQGQKVDLSAFSNGNPMVAGSYRVDIYVNGRWQGRRDLQFKAGVDGVVGACMGLPMLEELGVDTTTLQPGAPTLGKQDVPADQACVPVQQRMQDASASYDGANLRYDLSIPQAFLRHEARGYVNPTLWDRGITAAFIGYSFNAMESDIRVPGGQRDRLA; this is translated from the coding sequence ATGACCGCATTGCATTCCGCGGCGCTGCTTGCGGCGCCGGCAGCGGGGACGAGCATCAGCACGGGTGAGCAGCTGCCGCTGGCAGGCGCTGCGCTGGCACCAGCAAACGTGGCATTTGATTCGGACTTCCTTTCCGGGCAGGGCCAGAAGGTGGATCTGTCTGCCTTCAGCAACGGCAATCCGATGGTGGCCGGGAGCTATCGCGTTGACATCTACGTCAATGGGCGTTGGCAGGGGCGTCGTGACCTGCAGTTCAAGGCAGGTGTCGATGGTGTGGTCGGTGCCTGCATGGGCCTGCCGATGCTGGAAGAACTGGGTGTGGATACCACCACGTTGCAGCCTGGCGCCCCAACGCTGGGAAAGCAGGATGTTCCCGCGGACCAAGCCTGCGTGCCGGTGCAGCAGCGGATGCAAGATGCATCTGCCAGCTACGACGGCGCGAACCTGCGATATGACCTGAGCATTCCGCAGGCTTTCCTGCGGCATGAAGCGCGAGGTTATGTGAACCCGACGCTATGGGACCGTGGGATTACCGCTGCCTTCATTGGTTACAGCTTCAATGCGATGGAAAGCGATATCCGTGTGCCAGGTGGACAGCGCGACCGCTTGGCTTGA
- a CDS encoding fimbria/pilus outer membrane usher protein → MGLNLAGWQFRQDANLTWSQGEGRHWQRIATYAQRGFPRIRGLLTIGEAYSNGELFDSIGYRGISVASDDRMLPDSLRGYAPVVRGIAETNARVEIRQNQQLIYSTTVAPGSFAIEDLYPTGYGGDLDVAVIEADGRQRTFKVPFGSVPQMLRPGVSRYALTAGQVRNERLLDEPWLLQGTYQRGIGNQLTVYAGSTLSEGYSSALYGVGVATGFGAFSADITHARTRLQTAGSRQGASVRLSYSTLFGDAGTNLTLAAYRYSTRGFYSLHDALYARDAIDRGSRFLPVGRQRSQFQLTLNQPLGQRWGAVYLTGAVRDFYDVPGTSTQYQFGYNTAWRSLNLGFSALRTEDGQFGNKDTEYLLSVSMPLGRSDHPLSVSADLGMRGHGGYDSSRIGVTGSVGSHDKLSYGVALSDSRDGGTSGIATANYQGRYATLNGSYGHARDFRQVSMGATGSLVAHAGGVTLTPQRGDTMVVVQAEGARDARLTNAAGVRVDGRGYAVVPYAAPYRLTTVTLDPQDMSRGVELESSSQSVAPYAGAISFLRFETRKGRALLIQVRDVDGQLLPFGAQAKDEHGQPVGMVGQSGRLYLRSERDVARLQLAWGDGEDQQCAVDYQLPAAGDAEPVGFIKMEATCR, encoded by the coding sequence ATGGGCCTGAACCTGGCCGGTTGGCAGTTCCGGCAGGACGCCAATCTGACCTGGAGCCAAGGCGAAGGTCGGCACTGGCAGCGTATTGCGACGTATGCCCAGCGTGGTTTTCCACGCATACGCGGCTTGCTCACCATCGGCGAGGCCTATAGCAACGGCGAGTTGTTTGATTCGATCGGCTATCGCGGTATCAGTGTTGCCAGTGATGATCGAATGCTGCCCGATTCACTGCGTGGCTATGCGCCGGTGGTACGCGGCATCGCCGAGACCAATGCACGGGTCGAGATCCGCCAGAACCAGCAGTTGATCTATTCAACGACGGTGGCGCCGGGCAGCTTCGCCATCGAGGACTTGTATCCCACCGGTTATGGCGGTGATCTGGATGTCGCGGTGATCGAGGCTGATGGGCGCCAGCGGACGTTCAAGGTGCCATTCGGTTCGGTGCCGCAGATGCTGCGTCCCGGCGTGTCGCGTTATGCGCTGACCGCGGGGCAGGTGCGCAACGAGCGCTTGCTGGATGAACCATGGTTGCTGCAGGGCACTTACCAGCGTGGCATCGGCAACCAGCTGACGGTGTATGCAGGAAGTACCTTGAGCGAGGGCTACAGTTCGGCGCTGTACGGCGTGGGCGTGGCGACCGGCTTTGGGGCATTTTCCGCCGACATCACCCACGCCAGGACCCGCTTGCAGACGGCCGGGTCGCGGCAGGGGGCGAGTGTACGCTTGAGTTACAGCACCTTGTTTGGTGACGCAGGTACCAACCTGACCCTGGCCGCGTATCGCTACTCCACGCGAGGCTTCTACAGCTTGCATGATGCACTGTATGCGCGGGACGCCATTGATCGCGGCTCCAGGTTTCTGCCGGTTGGGCGCCAGCGCAGCCAGTTCCAACTGACCTTGAACCAGCCCTTGGGGCAGCGTTGGGGGGCGGTCTACCTGACAGGCGCGGTGCGTGATTTCTACGACGTTCCAGGCACCAGCACGCAGTACCAGTTCGGCTACAACACTGCCTGGCGTTCACTGAATCTTGGTTTCTCGGCGCTGCGCACCGAGGACGGTCAATTCGGTAACAAGGACACCGAGTACCTGCTCAGCGTGAGCATGCCGCTTGGTCGCAGCGACCATCCATTGTCGGTCAGTGCAGACCTTGGCATGCGCGGGCACGGCGGCTATGACAGCAGCCGCATCGGTGTCACCGGTAGTGTCGGCTCGCATGACAAGCTCAGCTATGGCGTCGCCCTGTCTGATAGCCGTGATGGCGGCACCAGCGGTATTGCCACAGCCAATTACCAAGGCCGATACGCAACGCTCAATGGCTCATATGGCCATGCCCGTGACTTCCGCCAGGTCTCGATGGGCGCTACCGGTAGCCTGGTCGCGCATGCTGGCGGCGTGACGCTCACACCGCAGCGCGGTGACACGATGGTCGTGGTCCAGGCTGAAGGTGCACGCGATGCACGTTTGACCAATGCAGCGGGTGTGCGGGTGGATGGCAGGGGATATGCCGTGGTGCCTTACGCGGCGCCATACCGGCTCACCACCGTCACCCTCGACCCGCAGGACATGTCGCGTGGGGTTGAGCTGGAAAGCAGTAGCCAATCGGTGGCGCCTTATGCTGGTGCAATCAGCTTCCTCCGCTTCGAGACCCGCAAGGGGCGCGCACTGCTGATACAGGTTCGGGACGTCGATGGCCAGCTGCTGCCGTTTGGTGCCCAGGCCAAGGATGAGCACGGGCAGCCCGTTGGCATGGTGGGGCAGTCCGGTCGGCTGTACCTGCGCAGCGAACGCGATGTGGCCCGGCTGCAGCTGGCATGGGGCGATGGAGAGGATCAGCAATGTGCCGTCGATTATCAGCTGCCCGCTGCGGGCGACGCGGAGCCGGTGGGTTTCATCAAGATGGAGGCAACATGTCGTTGA